In Magnolia sinica isolate HGM2019 chromosome 16, MsV1, whole genome shotgun sequence, the genomic window CCTGGCACCTGCACACCTGCTCGATGTCAAATTCCCTAAGAAGATGCTTTAAGCTTTTTGGAATCAATGATTACTACCTCCATGACTTTAAAGCCTCCCAGTTGGTCCTCGAGCGGGAGAGGCTAGATTGGGGTTTCCAAGTGGCTGTGCATATTGTGAGCCAAATCAACCCGAATATTCCTCACCCAAATTCACTCCATTGAGGTAAAAAGGAGCTATTGATTTTGGTGTCGGAATCTTTTGGTATAAAAGCATCCAACACCTtaacatattcttgaaatttcAAGAGAACATCTCCCTCCATTTTGAAAGGAACATTACACAGAAAAGGGTTTTTAACCCTCTCTTTCATCCCTACTTCATTCTTTTTTCCTGTGGACTTCCAGAGTACATCTCTCTGCGGCATTCCTTCTAAACTCACGCAACCAGCTGGTTTGATTTAGTATTTTACAGCAATTTTAAGCTTGGAAAATCACTCAGCTATCTAAACTCAGTTTCTATGCATCAAAACTATGCCCTACTTCAATCGGTGTTCCACATCAAACTACCAACAGCCCAATTAATCCAACCCTTTCCCATCACCTTATCCAACCCTCAGTCAACTCAATAGCACCTTAAACCTAAATTCAACAGCCATTCCAACCAGTCTATTCATCTGCACTCAACCAGTAACTCCCATCTTAAATCTTCATCAATCCCCTATCTAGGTTACTCCCTATATAGATTTGATGTCAACAAACACTATGGATTCATGATGGAATCTATTTAGAACATGTATGGTACACAGAAGGATGCTTGAGATGACATCAATGAAAAAGATAGTAATAAAAGTTTCATCTCCAAGAAGGTGAtactgaaatagtcaaaattgggCTATTTCCAGTGAAGAATATCgaaacccactgtttcctttttGACATGTTCCTTTGGAGAAATGAACCGGGATAGTGTGGGGGATGGTCATTCCCATGGAAGTACCATAAAATCCCTTGTAGAGGTATCATGATGCCGAGAGTGGTAATCTCACAATCATAACATGCCCAAAGGCAGGAAAGAAATAGGTTTGTTAACCAATCCTACAGGCAACTCTGTACATGCACACATACATGCAGGCACCCATGCCAACAACGTTGGGCCATCAAAGCAAGCTGCTCACCAGGTGGCCCATCCGTGCAAAAGTCCTGGCCCAGAAAAGAGGGTGGTACACTTGTCATATAAGCCCCACGTGTACAAAAAAGTGGACGGCAATAGAAAAGGTGACAACAGTCCATATTCATCAAAGACATGGGGACTACTGATGAGTGACCGTCGTGACTTTCTGGCCAGATCATCTagtcagtgggcccacctgatgaattgcaCATGTTTGCACTAGCACCTGAGGATTCACCTCTGAAACTCGAAAGAGGGTCCTACCCTACGCCCGACAACAAGAATTGCCTGAGCCAATTAGTTGTTGCCGACCGTGCTTCACTCCACCTCGCTTCCTTCCCCAGATGATTTTGCCTACTCATTGACCAGTGACTTCGGCATCGAGACACTGACTCCCAGATCAGCTAACCACTCTTTGTAAGGCAGAGCAACTTTCTGATCCCCAATGACAATATCGTCACCAGTGGGATTGGGGGCTATGAGTTGAACTGAACTAGACCTGTAATCAAAACTGTGGACATGGGTTAACTCCTATCCTGTAGGGACTATCCCACATTGAATCGACAACAAGTATCTTTCCTTTCAAAGATTGCTGCTTGAAACGAAGTCTGACTCTTCCAGATACGCAACGCCCCCTTCTGGAGGCCTTACGACGGCTACTTTTATTGAAGAATTCGGCGTAATGACTGCTTTCAATGGCAATCCTTGATTGATTTCGGAAGGGGTGCGAAAGAGTTCAACACTACGCTCATTTCGTAGATCTACGATTTCAGGGTAAAGGATTTTTGCTTAGCTGCTTAGCGAATCCCATTGCTTTTATGAAACTTTTCacattatctttgtttttctcgaTGCTTTGAATAGCTATCCGGATAGCAGAAGTGCAATCATTTGCGAAAGCTCTTTCTTCGCGCTCTTTTGAATCTAAGTTCTATTCGTCCTCGGGCACTCTTCCAACTTCAAGACAACAGTCCATATTCATCAAAGACATGGGGACTACTGATGAGTGACTGTCGTGACTTTCTGGCCAGATCATCTagtcagtgggcccacctgatgaattgcaCATGTTTGCACTAGCACCTGCATGTGGGTGTGCATGTGGAATAAGAAAAACCACTTTCCTAAAGGCATATAAGATGTTATTGACATTGGTAACAAACATCACTTTAAACCTAATCTGTAGTCAAACTATTGAGTGTAGATTTGTATGCTAATGTGACACCAGCCAAACAGTCAACTATTTTATTTGTGTGCACTAATTATTGTATCAAATGAAGCTTAATAACAAATGAGGTGACTTGTACTCCAAAACTAACCAAATCCAAATACCTGTCCATCAGAACCAGCTGAAAACACCCTATTATTGCTAGGAACTGTTGCCAAAGAATTGACATCACCCTTGTGGTAAGAATGCGCCTGGAGAAGCGTTCCATGGTGACTGTCCCAGAACTGAACGCTGCCAGTGCTATCTCCACTAACCAGCGTCCCACACCTGAAAAAGTTAGAAATTAAAGATTCAACAAGTGCTATGGAAAGTTATAACAAGGATAACCCTAAATAAatccatcattatcatcatcatctaagccttatcccaactatctggggtcggctacatgaatcttgttctgccatcAGCTATATTATACAGGGAACGCCCTAGCATAAGCTCGAAATGTCATATTGTCAAGAttcatttagagagagagagagagagagagagagagagcagatccACGTGCCAATTATTATAGTAAGAATGCAATTCCTTTATTACCTTAGAACAAGTAACGACCAAACACAAACTTCTGGCCCACTACCCAAGCCTCCAAGCCCAACTGTGATCCTGTAAACCTCATGAGCCAATTGAGCATCCCAGCATCTTATAAATCTGCAGAAGTCCAAATGGCAAAGATAAGGCCATGAAGTTAGTGAAACTACTTCACACATGAATACAACAATCAAATCTAATGCACAATGGGTCGCATGTCATACAATGATGTGTAGCTTCTCTCCAATGTTAACATGACTATGCATGGTATGACCCAGACACAACCAATTTGATTCTTTGGTTATGAACTATCTACAGCATGGCCAGCAATGTGGAATATTTGGATTAGCGTGTATGACTGTACTTGTGTATGGATCTACATACTCATCCAGATAGTATCAAACGGTCCAAAAAAATATATGATATGATTATATCTCACCGCTGACTCTCGGCAACGATCTACTATAACTCAGTCCATCCGAATCAGAAACAGCATATATACGTATACATCCATCATCACAACCAAGCGCCATACGCCGACTCTCGCCATGATGTGCTAAAGCATTAAGTTCAACTCCATCATCgccatcgtcatcgtcatcatcatcgtcatcatcaacaccatcattatcatcatcagcTTTATCATTCGCAAACCCATTACTGACGACCTTTGAATCGTCAAAAGGCTCAATCGCCATCTGCCAGATAGACACCCCAATCGAATCCAATACCACctgcaaaaataaaaacaaaacaaaattgcAAACACTGCTACTGCGAAAAGTGcaaaatcaaaagaaataaaatgcaGATACCTTCTGCTTCAGCAAGAAAAGATCCCATTCCGAAACTGACCCGTCGATGCTGGAAGAAAACAAACGGCCAGTCGGAGCCGTGGATTTCGAGTTCGGGCGGCACCAGACGAGAGAAGATACTCTGGAGTCGGGGTTTCCTTGGATAGTCTGCGGGACATGAATTCGCATAGTAACGCCTCAATGGAAAAAaataacagaaaatgagaaatatacagaatttatttatttttttaattaccaGCTGGCAGTGCCAGCCGACGGAGCCGGGAGAGACGAGCCAGATCTCCAGCGAGCCGTCTTCTCGTGCCGCGGCGACCTGGGAGGCGTCGATGCTGGTGGCGAGGGCTACGACCGGAGAGGGTTTCCATTCCACAGTGGCGTTTCTGTAAATTTGGAGGGTTTCCATGGGCGAAGTGTTATTTTGgcggggagagagggagagagggagaggtggggTTTTAGGGCGCCGACGGTTGggagggtttgggttttagggcgaatgagaaagagagagcggTGACGATGGAGAGTTGAAAATGAGGCGGGAATCGAGATGGACGTCGTGGCATCGATTCGCTAAGGCTCCAGCTTCTTTAACACTGAGGCCCACTTGCTGAGACGGTCCACTGATTAGTTGTGTCAATGGGCCGGTttctgtattttatccacttcgtccattcattttatcatgtAATTTTACGGCTTCatcgaggatagctccttgctggccttaatcaagcagggagcgagttcgaaaagcacccttgctgcatggctgacggtttgcgatgacggagcgttgtagagcctcacgaactctctttcgcccccgtgagttaaggcccagggaaccatccccgataccacctgctgcaggacagacggcccttcctggttcgtctcctcccctctggaggatgcggtcctcgtctcaccttcccctctggaagacgcggccctggtctcttcctcctgtctcggaacatccgtctcaacgtgtaccgagtcgggtgccgcctgaggttccgaggcagcgaccgccgtctcttccgccctttcttccgggtcgggaattacgacgacggaaggggcagaagaactcgctggctctttctccttccgcaccaccctttgcctcttcggcggccgaggctccgacagaagaactgaccgcggaggagccttcaacttcgtgactgccctaaggggaggacgagctccagtcatttctgagggagccggttcgtgaacaatcctgagattgggacgggcttcgggcagatctgttaaaaaaaaaaaatctaagtaaTGGCGAAGTAAATCATggaaaattcgaaaaattcagaagatacattttcaattgcCTGTAACTTCCGAatctagacctgcaagatgaaggcgtttcggctgtagaagcaccttccaagacctatctgccggatccaacgtcctcaactctttaaTCCGAAccgaggcactggagccgagcttcggccgcttcttcggaatatctgccagacacaagcccgtcagactcagaatattacaaaaaatgaaaaagggcgagagagagaagacccaagtcacctgctctctggaatgtccgaggaacacgagcctcgcaagacccggactcatccatctcccagcgaccacatgcccaaaaccaacgctctctccaatgtttgttggaagtgggagggtcagtgatcagggaaccgcctccgcctcgccaagcagcgaagacgtagaagccagggtagttcggattcactcgcacttggtacaggtggagaaattcgtcgactgtaagcggtggctgttccatctcggcccacaacaccgcacacccgaataagttcctccacccattcgggactatctgccccggggcaatctgaatgcgagacaaaactccccggacgatggcctgaaggggcagacgcaagccgcattgcattgacacttggtaaatcgcgaccgccccagcaggagggtgatccggcaagtcatgcggacgggggagataggtgatgaccgactcggggatgtgatacccgattcggattctgtctaagtccgcctcagttaaaactgagggaaccggaccgcttaaatcttcccccgatccttctccttcagactcggcgtgcgccgattcatcgacaggaactggatcagaggttccctcggcaatcaacatttcatcttcttcctcctcatcttcctccatgccccttggaaagttaggccttcccgggcgggttaataaagacgacccaccacgagaaggaacaacggaagcagggcgctccgccggagcttcagtgactctctcagatagaaaagcagcgttggcatccactgctatctccgtcagtaaggaaggcgattccgcaacattccagaaacgttgcgcttcgccttcgtctccggaagctcccccctagggacttcgagaacccttatccgccattattacctaataaagaggaaggagaaactcaccggagggagaaaggaaaacggaaatggcggaaggaagcgctgacggttaagagagaggaaaggaataagatgaaagactgagaaggctccaaagggaatgaaaagtaggaatggcaatagaagttcaaaatgtgggacccccaccaatttataagattgccatacggcggaagtaattaatggggaaatgattcgacgcctgcatcgattcccccactcgacacgtggcactcgtcgactgacgacaataatgccattgctacgtgtccaaccctcattggcgggatgaacgatttgacggctgacggcgcatgcgatgtcaggaaccgaaccgcctcccgtcaaaggcgacacggaacgcattaaatgactacctactgtctcggactaggttgtgaaccgactcaaaactcgctactcctaagtgtcatatgaaacacacggagtagggggggcttactgttggggacaaaaactacaagtccgcagactcggacttaatgcctcaggtcaccaaaggatgtgtcaaatccgatgcatgattcgctaaaccgagacaaaggttgagtcggttcggacgactcatcaatgcctcgggtcaccaaaggatgtgtcaaatccgaggcatgattcgctaaaccgagacaaaggttgagtcggttcggacgactcatcaatgcctcgggtcaccaaaggatgtgtcaaatccgaggcctgattcgctaaaccgagacaaaggttgagtcggttcggacgactcatcagcattccgggcatgcgtcgggtgggccaccttaccagatcgaccatcgcaagatcaagcctcatcccggatatcttgggataagatctccgaccccgaagctcacgggatcggatgaaggctcgagatgggcacgatcctatctccgtgataccaggagaagatcccgcgcacaatatcaggaagagaatcctcgtgcgattaaatgccccagccagctataaaagagggacccctgtcaccttgagaggtacgaaaagaattctctctaaaaactcctcaatacacttagacccagaatccaggcctgactttggcatcggagggtcccctgctcaagccagggtctcctttgtcctctctctgtgcaggtatacgaaggtctgaGAGAACGAACCGGATATTTTCATCAACATCCAAAGTTCTAAGTACGCCACATTATAAGAAAGAgcgtgaattgaatgtctatcaaTTGAAAAAATCTCCATGGCCACAAActttaggatcaagctgatatttatttttttccatcatccaagtctatgtgattTCATGGACAggttacaaataaacatcactgtgagccgcATGAAGGTTTAaaaagtgaaaatcattattctcattgtttcctgtaatgaggtccacttgatgtgctatatccacacacAGTCTATCAAagttttcatatcattctagcgcatgaacctaaaaatgaagctcATTCAAGTTACAATTTGAACACACCactaaaaacagtggggattgaatgaacCACTGTTAAAATGTTCTTAGGTCAACTGtagagtttatttgccatctaacatattCACAGGATAAccgaagacacaaatatcagcttgatgagaGCATTCCGTGGCCATAATAAATTTTCCAGTGGTCATTCAATTCCtaccttttcctatggtgtggtccacttgagctatggatctgccttctttttgggctcatatactACAATGATCTATAAAATGGACGGAGAGAGTGGAGTtgagaaatacatcatggtggggccacgtaaATTTCACACATGAATATTCCATTGCTTGACTGGAGCGTTGACATATAgaacttccttgggcccaccatgatctagacATTCAATCCATTCCTACGTAGTCATTTACCAATTTTCTCTTGGCATGGCACAACTAAATTATGTATGAGTATGTGGATAGGATATTGCTAGCCCTGCGGACCGtttccctttgtgtggcccacctaaatcatagatgGCCATAAAATTTGGGCCTTGTGAATAAATTTTGGTGTAATATCtcatggttagagtggattttatagtggattttatataatcatgatGGTGGTCCTTATGGAAATAAAGGGTAGTTCTCTATTGCATATGTTttctttaatgtggcccacttaaatcatagGTTAGCATAATATTTTTGTTACTGGTTTAAAGTGAGATTTCACATCAAATGATCGCGAGtagatcttacatatacatcacgatggccccataaaaatcaaaggctggtcttgggtgtgttttttttttagaaaagctTTTAACATTGTGAGAGGGATGCCCACCATAACATGGTAGGTAAAATcaactccaatcattagatgtgtGATTTTACATTATAGCTAtggtaaagtgggccacaccaaagaaaaaagttgggagagagatgCCAACCCTAGATATTTACAATGGCCataatgatgattatataaaaaccACTTCAGCCATTAAATATTGCACCAAAACATAGGCCCGGTGCCCAAACATTAAGCCCATCAATTATTTAGGTAGGTCACatgaagggaaatagtttggaagaTGAGTATTGTCCAATACATGTTTActaatcgtgtggtccacctgaaacacAAATGGGATTGATTTTTGGACCCTAGGCCTgacatggggtgacacacctggccttcggggtggatttcacatgaacCCATGGTGCGGCCACCCACAGCTGCCAATCCCAAGCGATGCAATTTTATGTTAAAATATTTAGTGCTTCTTCTCACATTTTTACGTCTTGCTCAACTAAGGTTCCATGTCTCTAGGTCACTTTCTCACATCTAACTCACTCCTTGTCTCTCTCCTTACGCGCCAACCGACTATACCCAGACCGTCCTTGCAATGGTTTGGTCTTTCTCTCAACTGCAAGGCCCTACAAATGAATGGATCCAAGATCACAAGCAAAACATGTTGGAGGtagtgtgggcccaccaaaacatgTCTTTATTCCAGCTCAGGCTCAGGCCGGATTCAGCTTAGCCTTTCGTAAACAATGCGGGCTGGGCTCAGACTAAACTATTTTAGCCCATCATCAGCCCGAGCTAGGTTTGAGCTGAGGTTGAACAAAGTGGTTTGGGCTTGGACATAACTTGGCCCACCCCTAACCTGGACCGTTGACATCACAATCCGCACTTTGAGACATGGATTGTGTATCAGCTTTATCATTCGCAAACCCATTACTGACGACCTTTGAATCGTCAAAAGGCTCAATCGCCATCTGCCAGATAGACACCCCAATCGAATCCAATAccaactgcaaaaaaaaaaaaaaaaacaaaattgcaAAAACTGCTACTGCGAAAAGTGcaaaatcaaaagaaataaaatgcaGATACCTTCTGCTTCAGCAAGAAAAGATCCCATTCCGAAACTGACCCGTCGATGCTGGAAGAAAACAACCGGCCAGTCGGAGCCGTGGATTTCGAGTTCGGGCGGCACCAGACGAGAGAAGATACTCTGGAGTCGGGGTTTCCTTGGATAGTCTGCGGGACATGAATTCGCATAGTAACGCCTCAATGGAAAAAaataacagaaaatgagaaatatacagaatttatttatttttttaattaccaGCTGGCAGTGCCAGCCGACGGAGCCGGGAGAGACGAGCCAGATCTCCAGCGAGCCGTCTTCTCGTGCCGCGGCGACCTGGGAGGCGTCGATGCTGGTGGCGAGGGCTACGACCGGAGAGGGTTTCCATTCCACAGTGGCGTTTCTGTAAATTTGGAGGGTTTCCATGGGCGAAGTGTTATTTTGgcggggagagagggagagagggagaggtggggTTTTAGGGCGCCGACGGTTGGGAGGGTTCGGGTTTTAGGGCGAATGAGAAAGATAGAGAACGGTGACGATGAAGAGTTGAAAATGAGGCGGGAATCGAGATGGAGGTCGTGGCATCGATTCGCTACGGCTCCAGCTTCTTTAACAGAGGCCCACTTGCTGAGATGGTCCGATGATTAGTTGTGTCAATGGGCCAGTTTCTGTATTTATCcccttcgtccatccattttatcttgtaattttagggcttgatcgagaaaatgaagaatatccaaagctctaagTAGGCCACGTTATAAGAAAGAgcgtgaattgaatgtctatcaaTTGAAAAAATCTCCATAGCCacaaagtttaggatcaagctgatatttgttttttaccatcATCATGTCCGTGTGATTTCATGAAGAGGTTGGAtaccaaataaacatcactgtaggcccgcAGGAaggtttaaacagtgaaaatcattattcccattgatTCCTgtaatggggtccacttgatgtgctagatccacaccatctatcaaagttttcatatcattctagtgCAGAACCACTGTTAAAATGTTCTTAGGTCAACTGtagagtttatttgccatctaacatgtttCATAAGGCAacggaagacacaaatatcagcttgatgagaGCATCCCGTGGACATAATAAATTTCCCAGTGGTCATTCAATTTCTACTTTTTCTagtggtgtagtctacttaagaTATAGATCTGCCTACATTTTGAGCTCATATCCTATACTTATCTataaaatggacggatggcatggagttgtgaaatacatcatggtggggccacgtaaATTTCACACAAGAATATTCCATTGCTTGACTGAAGCGTTGACATATGGAACTTCCttgggcccatcatgatctaGACATTCAATCCATTTATCCGTAGAGTCATTTACCAATTTTCTCTTGGCATGGCACACCTAAATTATGTATGAGTATGTGGATAGGATATTGCTAGCCCTGTGGAccgtttcccttagtgtggcccacctaaatcatagatgGCCATAATTTTTGGGCCTTACAAATAAATTTTGGTGTGATATCtcatggttagagtggattttatataatcatgatAGTGGCCCTTATGGAAATAAAGGGTAGGTCTCTAGTGCATATGTTttctttaatgtggcccacttaaatcatagGTTAGCATAATATTTTTGTTACTAGTTTCAAGTGAGATTTCACGTCAAATGATCGCGAGtagatcttacatatacatcacgatggccccataaaaatcaaaggctggtcTTGGGTGTGTTTTTTTTTAGTAAAGCTTTTAACATTGTGAGAGGGATGCCCACCATAACATGGTAGGTAAAATcaactccaatcattagatgtgtGATTTTACATTATAGCTATGGTAAAATAATCAGAATAACTcatgatccaggtgggccacaccaaagaaaaaagttgggagagagatgtcaaCCCTCGATATTTACAATGCCCacaatgatgattatataaaaaccACTTCAGCCATTAAATATTGCACCAAAACATAGGCCCGATGCCCAAACATTAAGCCCATCAATTATTTAGGTAGGTCACATagagggaaatagtttggaagaTGAGTATTGTCCAATACATGTTTACTaatcgtatggtccacctaaaatacAAATGGGATTGATTTTTGGACCCTAGGCCTgacatggggtgacacacctggccttcggggtggatttcacataaacccATGGTGGGGCCACCCACAGCTGCCAATCCCAAGCGATGCAATTTTATGTTAAAATATTTAGTGTTTCTTCTCACATTTTTACCTCTTACTCAACTAAGGCTCCGATGTCTCTAGGTCACTTTCCCACATCTGACTCATTCCTTGTCTCTCTCCTTGCGCACCAACCGACTATACCCGGACCGTCCTTGCAATGGTTTGGTCTCTCTCTCAACTGCAAGGccctccaaatgaatggatccaAGATCACAAGCAAAACATATTGgaggcagtgtggcccaccaaaacatgTCTTTATTTTATACACTTCTTTGGGCTCCAGGTCAGGCTCAGGCCGGATTCAGCTTAGCCTTTCGTAAACAATTCGGGCTGGGCTCAGACTGAACTATTTTAGCCCATCACCAGCCCACGCTAGGTTTGAGCTTAGGTTGAACAAAGTGGTTTGGGCTTGGACATAACTTGGCCCAACCCTAACCAGGACCGTTGACATCACAATCCGCACTTCGAGACATGGATTGTGTAGTAACTCACCACGATATAGCGTagtgagtaaagtctgtgggctCATGGTAATGTATGAGGCATACATCCATTTTCCTAGCATATGTTGGAACATGAAGCCAAttttgaagcatgtccaaagctcgagtggaccacaccacaagagtaGTGGGAAtcaaatgcctatcattaaaaacttcatgctatatttgtgttttcacttcatccgtgTTTATGTAACCTCATGAACAAgtatattacaaataaacatcagtgtgggatctaagaaggtttcaatgggggaCATCATTATCCACacatgttttctttggtgtggtccactcgagctttggatgtgtttcaatattaggttcatgccctaaaatgagctggaaaaatagatggacaccgtggataatgacacatac contains:
- the LOC131228888 gene encoding WD repeat-containing protein PCN-like translates to METLQIYRNATVEWKPSPVVALATSIDASQVAAAREDGSLEIWLVSPGSVGWHCQLTIQGNPDSRVSSLVWCRPNSKSTAPTGRLFSSSIDGSVSEWDLFLLKQKLVLDSIGVSIWQMAIEPFDDSKVVSNGFANDKADTQSMSQSADCDVNGPG